The region TGGATCTGATTATGCCTGGAATGGGAGGCCGAAAATGTCTCGAAGAGCTTCTCAAGCTAAACTCCCGGGCAAAGATTGTTATCATTACCGGTTATTCGATGAACGGCCCTGCAAAGGAAGTTCTCAAAAGCGGTCCAAAGGGTTTGATCAACAAGCCGTATGACATGGGGCAGATGCTTGAAAAAGTCCGGAAAGTTTTGGATGAAAAGCTCTAGCAGTTTTCAAAATAACGTATTACATTGAAAATTTTTTGGCCAGGTCGTTGTCAATCACGTAGATGCAGACTTCCTTGGCGCCTTCTCTTTCGGATTCGCTTAAAATCTTTCGTCGGCGTTTGGCCGTGAATCCCTTACGGTTTTCTTCGGAAAGCCACGGGGGGATATGTCCCGCGTAGATTTCCATCTTGAGCAGCAGAAGGTTCTCATCGCAGAACAAACGGTATTTTTTCGGATCGTCGATCCATTCCAACAGGGTCTCGGACCGGCTTTCCAGGCGGGAAGAGATAATTACGCGGGCAAAATTATGAAGCACTCGGGGTAAAAAAGTTTCGTCGATATGTTTGCCGAAAATATTGCGGTAAATATCAACCTCGGTGTTGAGGTCCAGAACATAAGGGATATGGATATATTCGATCCGGTCTGAAAAGCTCTGAATATCCTGGATGTTTTTTTTATCTTCCGGGTTCATGAGGGCTATCAGAAGTGAATTCACGTTTTCTTCGATATCTTCCACCTTGTGAACCCCTTCGCTGATAATGTTATGCAGTTCTATCAGCCGTTCGATATTGTTCGACTTGATGTCCATGAGGGCGTAAATGCCGTTGTTGGTTTTAGCGTATTGGGAGAAAATGTATCTGACCTTGTTGCTGTCCCTGAGCAGTCCGTTAATCCGGCTCTGGAGCATGGGATTGCTCATAATGTTCTGGCGCAGGGGTTTATCGCCGGGGTTGAAAACGCTGATGCCTTCTCCTAATCGCCGGTTGAATTGGTATGGGCGGGCATACAGCATCCTGATTACTTCCTGCGGGCTTTTCAGCCGGTTTAACAGGGCCCAGTAGATGGAGTTGCAGATGGTGCACGGGGGCTGCCTGAAGACCCAGTCATATTCTTTTTCAGTGAAAAGTTTCCATTTGAATTCGTCATTTAACAGCAGGTCGTCAAAAAACGTGCGGCGGTAATGCTTGGGGATCATGAGAATGGGATGATCATGGCTGGGACAGGGGACCTCGATATATGCGCCGGTAAAATGTGGTGAAAACGGATCAAAAGAATCGGCATACTTGCCGCGTGGAAAAGACGGCTCAACGTCTTCAACCTCGGATCTGATTCCTGCCCGCGGCCAGTCATCTGAAAGCTGAATCCCGCTGTCGTATATTGGAGCGGGCTCGTGTTCTGCAAATGTGTCCAAAAGATTGCGGTCAAGTCTCCAGACGGCTTCATAGCGCAAACCCTGCTCGGTTTTGGTATATTCCTCGAATTTCAAAAGCAGGTTGTTCAGAAAGGTGCTCTTTCCGCATCCGGGAGGGCCGTCAAAAATATAAATCATATTTTGCTGTGCCCCGCGTTTCATGGCTTCGACATGATTCATCAGACGGTTGGCAAAGAGCCGGTCTGCGAAAAAGGGGTGGTCCGTGCCTTCAACGAAAAGCGAGCAGCAATCGTAGTTGACAAAATGGATTGATTCCGGATCATCCGGATATTCATCCGTCCCTTCTTTGACGTAGCTCTTGATCATGTCATGAAAGACCTGAAATACATTGCGCATGACGGCGGCCGGATTTTTTGCCAAAATCAGGAGAAATTCCTCGAAAGGAATCACCGGTTGCTGGTGTCGCTCCCTCATGCTGCGATCAAAATTAAGCATAGCCTTTTTTGCTTGTTCCATGGCACAAATCCATCAATTAGCTAGATGACTTCACGTGAGAGTTGCCGGTCTTTCATGGTATAGACGACCCGCTGCCATTCTATTTCAGGTTCTTTTTGCCTGTCCGGTTGCATCTTGGTGAAATCGGCAAAAGCTCCGGGTGTCTGATCGGGCGAAACGGAAACGACTTCACTGGTTTCCAACTGAACCGGACCTCCCCATAAATATTCGATCCCCATCATGGTATTGGCAATGAATTCCTTTACCAGCGGTTTTCCTTCAAAACGGTGAACAAGGTAGAGATGATGGTCAACGCTTTTCTCAGGATCCACCTCGATCTGCGGGGGGTGATACAAGGCATCTTCAATCATTCGGCGAAAGTCCTGCGCCTTTCGGCTTTTGACAAAATATTCCCATACCATCCGCTGGGTGTTCAATCGTTTGCCGGCCACAAACAGGTTGCAGTGGGTCATAAAATCCTGATCAAGAAACGTGTGAACAAACATGGAATCACAGAAGTTTTCACGAACCTTGAAGATAAACTCCCGTCCCTTGCCGGTGGAGGCGTCATATTTTTCCCGCTGGTTCGCGTCCGCAAGGCGCTGGAATTCATAGGCGAGTTTTCCCTTTTCGGCCATTTCTTCGATGTAGTAGAACAGGCGCATTCCCAAAGCATAGGGGTTCAATCCCACGCGGGGTAATGCCGTGACCCTGGAATTGACCCGTGCGAATTCCACTTCATGCCCCTGAATGCGTTCGTCCTGGAGAAAAAGCGTTTCGTGCCAGAAACTGGCCCAGCCTTCATTCATGATTTTGGTTCGGATCTGTGGTTGAAAAAACAGGGATGTGTTGCGCACCACCTGCATCACCGTTTTCATCCAGTTGTTTTTTTCCTTGTTCAAAAATTCGGAATGTTCCATTAAAAATTGGATCAGGTCTTTTTTACGGAGGGTTTTATTGTAGCGCTCGATTTCCTTGATGTATTCATTAATTTTGACGTTTTCAACGGACTGTAAAAACACGTCGAAGTAAAAATCGCGTCGTCGGGAGCGGTCAGGTGTCTGCGGCCGGTTGAACTGCGAAAGTTCGCCATGGTATCCGACGAGGTTGTCAATCCCCCGCGCGAACTCAATCACGTAATCCACCCATCGGCCTTTTTCGGATCTGAGCCTGGCGATCACCCGTTTATCTGCAAGGGCCTGCCCCGTGAAGTCATATTCCCAGGTATGTCGAAAAAACAGATTGTTTTGAAAAAAATCGATGTGCGCCAGAACATGGTAGAAAATCATTACGTTCAGCCAGTCCGGGTTGTTGTCATTGTAAAATGAAATGGCCGGTCGGGTGTTAATGACGGTTTCATAAGGATTATCGGGGTATAGTTCGTACCGGCCTTTTTCGCGAAGGACTTCCACATCGTGCACCCAGTAGTCGTAAAGGGTCGGAATCATCAGCTTCGGCGAGATTTCCAATAAGTCGCGGTTGGTTACAATGTATTCCAAAGTTTCATCCTGAAACCGCAAACCGGCCGCGCGGGCCCTGACCTTGCATCCTTCCATGATATTCTTGGTATGTTGATCGATGAGTTCCATTTATTCCAACATTGAGAATCTGGTCCTTTGGGCCTGAGTCTTTATTCGCTGATGAGTTTTTTAATACCTTCGATCAGGCGCGGCTCGTCGGCATCTTCGTTGATGGTATCGAGCCGGATTAATTTCGGTTTTTGCTTCAGCAATCCGGAGTTGTTCAGGTATCTTTCCACGGCAGTGTTATTGAGCGAACCGCTGGTGTGTTCAGCAATGGTGATTCCGACCCGGGCGGCATAGGTCAGCATCGTCTCCAGTTCCGGCAAGGCTTCTTTGCCCTCGGTGTCCCAGTCGTCGCCGTCGGTACCGTGGAAAACATATATATTGTAATCTTGGATCAGGTTTTCGTTTTTGACGATTTGGTTGACAAACCGGTAGGCCGAAGCCACCTGTGTGCCGCCGGCGACCCTTAAATTATAATAGGTGTAAAAATCAGGGACCTCCTTGGCCTCGGTATCATGGAGGATAAAACGGGTTTCAACCTGCCGGGCGTACTGGTAGAGCAGCCAGCTGTAAATCAAGACGTGCTGGGTCACCACCACTTCGGTGGCTTTGCCGATCATGGAGCCGGAATAATCCCGCAAAAAGAAGATCATGGCCTGGGATTCGTAATCCTTTTCGCGCGAGAGAATCCGGTAGATTTTGTCGGCGGGCGAAATTAAAAAACGGGACGGATCGATGTCGCCCGGATCCGGCAGGTTACCCAGGTGGATATTGGTTTCAACAATTTTTCTGAGGGTGGCTTTTTTATCCAGATGCTGGCCGAATCCGCGGTGTCTGTCGGTCAGGTCATAGGTGTAGCGGGTAAGCGCTCGCTTTTTGCCCTTGTCCTTGAGGTTGGGAAGCTCAAATTTTTCCGTGAGAATTTTACCCAGATCATAGGCACTCGACTCTATTTCATGGGGACTGTCTTCTCCCTGGCCGGGTCCGGCTCCGCCGCTCTGCTCCGGCGCGCGCACCGGTTATTCACCGATGATCTCTCCTTCTTCTCCCTCTCCGGATCCGCCCAATTGCCCGTCTTCTTCCGGAGGCCTGCGCAAGCGATCGTGAATGAATTTTTCCTCCACCGTGGTCGGCACCACAACGATTTTGTCTTTGCCGCTTCTGCCGGGTTTGACCATCCGGCCCACGCGTATTTTTTTGGGGAATCCGTCTTTTTCTCTCTGTTTATCCTTTTCCAGCAATTCATCGATGCTGCGCAGGCAACTGATATAGGTTCCGACGGGTCTGGGCATGTCCTGCAATTGCATCAGGTCGTGGTGGTCGTAAACATTTTTGGGACCGTCGGGCAAAAACTCGATACCGGCTTCACGTTGTGATACCCTGTCTTGGGGAAAGTCATGGAAGTCTTCGGCGTAAAGCTCCTTTTCGATATTCTGCGCCTGTTCCGGCGTCAGACCGCCGGCTTTTAAGGCATGGTAATATTCAAGCAGTTTGCGGTTCATGCTGTTGACCTTCAATTTGTCCGGCAGAGCACCAAGAGCCACGATTTGCGGGTGCATTACCGGTTGTTAATAGCTTTCAAAGCCTTTTGGTGTCAGGTTTCAGGTGTCAGTAAAAAGAAACGCATTAGCTGAGCGAAGCATCCGCTAAGGATAAACCTGAACACTGACACCTGGCACCCGAATACGAGGTTTTCGCTACTTCTCGTCTTCCTGCGTGCAGAAATATTCGATCGTCTTCTGGGCACATGTTCTGCAGTAGCCAAGCTTGGTGAGCATGGTGTTGATCATGCGGTCGTAAAGCTTCTGATTTTCTTCGTTGGTACGATTGGCCAGCGCTCCGATCAGACTGCCGGCACCGGCGATATCCGACTTGAGCCGGACATCGGTGACCGCTTTGACCAGTTCCAGGTTGTCCATAAAATCATAATTCGGATTCACGGAGATTTTCTGGCCGTATATTTTTCGAATGGACGTTCTGAACGATTCGCATTGTTCGATAGTTTTGAGTCCCAAGCGTTCTTCAACACTTTTGATGTAACGTTCATCGACCTTCAAGGCTTTCAGTTCCCCGGTTTGCGGGTTCTTGTATTTCCACATTTTGTCGGGACCCAAATTTTCAGCGTCAATGCCGATAATCATGTTGACATAATTCATGACGTCTTTTCGAATCGCCAGGGGTTCATCCATGTATGCGTTGAACATCTCGGTCATGATGCGTTCCCGGTACAATCCTTTGGCAATCTTAAGGTCTTCTATGTATTTGATCCGGTCATTGGCATCGGTCACATAGTCCAGCACAATCCGTTCCAGCGCCTTGAAAATGTCATAGGCAAACATGCATTTGCCTTCATTGGTTTCGGAACTTTCGATCAGCAGTTGGATGGCTCGGCTGAGGTTGCGCTGGCCAAGACCCTTTTGGCCGAAGCGTTGGATGATATCCGGGTTTTGGTTGAGCGTGTCGATGACTTCGGCAAGGGTCTTGATGCTTTTTTCACCGGCCACTTCGCCGGCGGCCAGTTTCATGGTTTCAATGGGCGTCAGTTTTTCAGACTTTGGAAGCCGGGTCAGAACCACGCCCACGGAGGCCGCGTAATTCAGGTTGGGATCCTGGTGGAGATTTTCCCGGGTCAGGGTGGTTCTGGCTTCGCTGCCGATGGTGTACGCCGTGAGATCTTTCTGCAGTTTGTAATTGGTATTATGCGAAATGTAGGAGATTCGACATCGGTCTACAATGGGTGCTTCTTCCTTTTCGGCTAAAAACCGGTTGAATTCCATATTGTTGCTGGTGGCGACGATCAGGGTGTCGATGGGCCATTTAAAGCCGTCGATTTCAATAGTTCGGTTTTGGATGACGCCCAGGTAAACCTGAACCAGGTCTTTTTTGTTTTTGAAGATTTCGTCGCTGAAGTGAATGCCGCCGCCGGCGACACGCGCCAAGGCCCCTCGTCTTAGATCGAAACGGTAAGGATTGTTGGTGTCGGTGATGTGGAGCAGCCTCTGGATGGACTCCTCTCCTAAAAGATCGACGGACGAAGACGTGATCTTGTCCTTGGCAGGATATTTGCCTGTGACGGTTCCGAGGCTTTCGGTCAGCGGCACCGGTAAGATCTCAACGAATTTGAGCATTTCATCGATCTGGTTGTCCGTATAAGTCCGGATATTGTTCCAGATGTATCCGCTGCAGGCTCCCATGGGACGGTAATTATCGTAAAACGTTTCTATCTGGGCATCGGAAAACCCGATCTCTTTGGCCAGAACCGCCTTGTTTTCATCCGGATCTTCAAACAGATTCATCGCCAGGATCATAGGATCCTCGTAGGTTTGAGATTCGATGGAGGTGATTCTGCCGTAATTGCCCAATTTCCCCAGATTGATGAAATTGAACGTGTATTTGCGATTCGTTTCTCTGGCAAGGAAAGCGCGATACTTGTTGCACAGAAATTCGATCAAAAAGGTTTTCCCGTTACCGGGTTCACCTACCAGCACATATGCCATTTCGGCCGAAGATCCGCACTCGGCCGCATCCTTGACATATGAGACAAAACTGTTGATCTCGTCATACATGCCGATAATATGTTTTTTTCCTGTGCGGAATATACTGAAATCATAGGTAGATTTTCAGTTCACCACTACTTTTTCAATGGTGCTTTCCAGAATCATCCGGGTCACACCCTGAAAGGCGTTTTCAAAGCGGCGATTTCCTTCTTTGACATGCACCAGATGGCGGTATAAGGCGGTATCGGATTTATTGGCCATATTACACCTCCCGAGATGGAGTATCTGTTAGTAATTTATGGGGAAACCTTATGATTCAGTAACAGATTTGCAGGACGCAGTCAAGATAATGAGATGCAATGTAAGAAAAGGCACCCCATCGTTTTTGACGAGATGCCTTGATGGTTAAACGATCGAAATTTTCAGATTGTGCGAAAATTTAATTTAAGGATATTCGTATATCAGTATCACTTGGGGATCGTCTGTTCAATCTGGGCGACAACTTGTTTTTCTTTTTTGACCTGCCATTTGCCGTTTTCCTTAACCAGATCGAAGATCCCATTATATTGGATGGTGCCGGTAACTTTGATGCTGGCCTGATCATCACTTTTGTTCACAACTGCGTATTCAAGCTTGGATGCATCGATCTTTACGGCATAGTCCGATTGGAACTGTTTTTTGACGACATCCTTGACGACCTCCTCAGGGCCGGGCTTGGCGCATCCGAAGACCATCAAAACCGCAGCCAACATTCCAACAATTACGATTCGTTTCATACAGTCCTCCTCATCATTATTGAATTTATTATCAATTGTTACTCTGCTTTCTATCCTGTCGAAAAAGATAGCACTTCGAGATGAAACGGTCAATCCTGAATATATGAAAAACAAACGGCCCGGTTTCAGCCGTCAAAAAGTTTTGCTTGTCAATTCAAACAAAGAAGTATTATTAAAACCAATGGAAACAAAAGTCAGCTTGCGTGATATAGGTCATACCATGGAGGTGTAAGATGGAAAAACCGATTGAAAACTACTGGAAAATCAGGCTGGAGAATTTGAAGAAGGCCTTGGAAAACAACAATTTTGAAGTCTTTGTGGCGGACAGCACCACAGAGGCCAAAAAGATTGTCCTGGAACAGATTGTTCCCAAGACGAACGCCAAAAGCGTTTCCTGGGGAGGTTCGATAACGTTCGTTGCCACCGGGCTTTACGACGCCCTCAAAGACAGCGGTGATATGGAGGTGCTTGACACTTACGACAAGAAGCTGTCTCCGGAAGAGAGCCTCGAGCGGCGCCGGAAGTCGCTGCTGGTTGATTTGTATCTTACCGGTACCAACGCGGTGACCGAAAGCGGCCAGCTTGTCAATCTGGATATGATCGGCAACCGTATCGGTGCGATCACCTTCGGCCCCAAACACGTCGTTATTCTTGTGGGACGCAATAAGATCGCCGTGGACCTGGAAGATGCCATGTTTCGCGTCAAAAATTATGCGGCTCCGGTTAATACCATGCGCCTGGATAAAAAGACGCCTTGCGCCAAAACGTCTTATTGCGAGGAATGCAAGAGCCCGGACCGCATCTGCAATACCTGGACCATTACTGAAAAATCGTTTCCCAAAGGAAGGGTAAAGGTGGTTCTGATTAATCAGGATCTGGGGTTTTAACCGGTTTTTACAGTTTCTTTAGCGCTTCCCGGGCCAGACGGCTTACCTGGCAGGCAACCTGACGGTTGTCCAGAAAGGTCTTAACCGTAGCGTTATCGTTTAAAAGGCGTTTTAATACGGGCCGGACCGATTCATCGCCGATCGCTCGGGCTGTCCAGGCCGCCAGGCCCCGCAGCGAGGGATCATCGGACTCCAGATACGGCCGCAGGAAACCGGCCGCCCCCCTAACCAGCCGGGGTTGGACTCGGGCCAGCCTTCCCAGACTCCAGAGAACCCCCCGTTGAAGAACCTGGTGTTCGATGAAGTTGCCGTTCGGTCGAATATAAGATACAAGGATTTTAGCGTATTCTTCTGCCAGCCTTTGATGCCGGGCCATGATTTCGCCCATGGCTTCGGGCGAACCCCAGCCGATTCCACCGGATTCGTCGTTTAAATTCCAGATCAGGCGGCGCATGACGATACGGGCGGATTCCATATCGTCTTCGGCAAGTCCGGCAACGACAACACCGATTGCCGTAACGGCACGCCATTTTACAAGTTCATCGGCACTGAATAAAAAAGAAAAAAGCGGATTGATCACCTGGCGCGCCGGGTATCGGCAAATCATTTCCGGACTGCCGGCAACATCGTTTTGAAGGAGAAGGCCGTGAATCTTTTTTTTGAGCGTTCGGATGCTCATGGCAACGTTATCGCCGTTTACTCCTCTTCCCAGTAAATACAATCCACCGGGCAGTTCTTGATGGCTTCATCCACCTCGGTTTGAGGAAAGTCGGAAAGATCGGCAACTTCGATGTAGCCGGCAGCGTTCAGCCTGAAAACATCGGGGCAAACCTCGACACAGACTTTACAAAGAATGCAGTCGCTAAGTTCAACAACCGGTATTTTCAAGATAGTTATCTCTTGACGGCCTTTCCGATCTTTTTGCCAAATTCATAACAGGCGTCGACACCCTCTTTGTCGGGCACATACTGGATCTTGACACCCGGATCGATGATATCAAATTTCATGGCTTCGAGTTCAGCATTGATCAGCTTGACGGCTTCACCGCTCCATCCGTAAGATCCAAATGCGGCTCCGATCTTGTTTTGGGGTTTGAGGCCCTTCATATACGTTAAAAAATCACCAAGGGTAGGAAACAGGCCGTTGTTCAAAGTCGGAGATCCTATGACAACAGCCCGGGCATCCATGACTTCAGTCATGATATCGCTGCGATGCCATTTGCGAAGATGCATCGGCCGGACACGGATACCTTCATGATGCAGGCCGGATGCAATGGCTTCGGCCATTTTTTCAGTGCTCTTCCACATGGTATCATAGACGACAACGGCCTTTTTTTCAGGTTCCTGATGGCTCCACTTGACATAAGCGTTGATAATCTTTGCAGGGTCTCGGCGCCATACAATGCCATGGTCGGGGCAGATGACATTGAACTCCAGGCCGAGTTCCGTTACCTTTTCAACAAGTTTGAGTATCAGCGCGGAAAAGGGAAGCAGAATGTTGGCAAAGTACTTCTTGGCATGCGGCATGATGGCGTCGCCGAT is a window of Candidatus Desulfatibia profunda DNA encoding:
- a CDS encoding SpoVR family protein; translation: MELIDQHTKNIMEGCKVRARAAGLRFQDETLEYIVTNRDLLEISPKLMIPTLYDYWVHDVEVLREKGRYELYPDNPYETVINTRPAISFYNDNNPDWLNVMIFYHVLAHIDFFQNNLFFRHTWEYDFTGQALADKRVIARLRSEKGRWVDYVIEFARGIDNLVGYHGELSQFNRPQTPDRSRRRDFYFDVFLQSVENVKINEYIKEIERYNKTLRKKDLIQFLMEHSEFLNKEKNNWMKTVMQVVRNTSLFFQPQIRTKIMNEGWASFWHETLFLQDERIQGHEVEFARVNSRVTALPRVGLNPYALGMRLFYYIEEMAEKGKLAYEFQRLADANQREKYDASTGKGREFIFKVRENFCDSMFVHTFLDQDFMTHCNLFVAGKRLNTQRMVWEYFVKSRKAQDFRRMIEDALYHPPQIEVDPEKSVDHHLYLVHRFEGKPLVKEFIANTMMGIEYLWGGPVQLETSEVVSVSPDQTPGAFADFTKMQPDRQKEPEIEWQRVVYTMKDRQLSREVI
- a CDS encoding lactate utilization protein; its protein translation is MEKPIENYWKIRLENLKKALENNNFEVFVADSTTEAKKIVLEQIVPKTNAKSVSWGGSITFVATGLYDALKDSGDMEVLDTYDKKLSPEESLERRRKSLLVDLYLTGTNAVTESGQLVNLDMIGNRIGAITFGPKHVVILVGRNKIAVDLEDAMFRVKNYAAPVNTMRLDKKTPCAKTSYCEECKSPDRICNTWTITEKSFPKGRVKVVLINQDLGF
- a CDS encoding HEAT repeat domain-containing protein codes for the protein MSIRTLKKKIHGLLLQNDVAGSPEMICRYPARQVINPLFSFLFSADELVKWRAVTAIGVVVAGLAEDDMESARIVMRRLIWNLNDESGGIGWGSPEAMGEIMARHQRLAEEYAKILVSYIRPNGNFIEHQVLQRGVLWSLGRLARVQPRLVRGAAGFLRPYLESDDPSLRGLAAWTARAIGDESVRPVLKRLLNDNATVKTFLDNRQVACQVSRLAREALKKL
- a CDS encoding ferredoxin, which codes for MKIPVVELSDCILCKVCVEVCPDVFRLNAAGYIEVADLSDFPQTEVDEAIKNCPVDCIYWEEE
- a CDS encoding flavodoxin domain-containing protein — encoded protein: MKPVEIAKGIYDVGVNDWNIRDFHGYSTYDGTSYNAFLIIDEKITLIDTVKKDFVDQLLENIAQIVDPKTIDFVISNHTEMDHSGGLARVMHKIGEDKPLYCSKMGLKNLSRHFPQKWNYHAVENGTELSLGKRTLTFLEARMLHWPDSMFTYLKEDKILFSSDAFGQHYAGQENFDDEIGDAIMPHAKKYFANILLPFSALILKLVEKVTELGLEFNVICPDHGIVWRRDPAKIINAYVKWSHQEPEKKAVVVYDTMWKSTEKMAEAIASGLHHEGIRVRPMHLRKWHRSDIMTEVMDARAVVIGSPTLNNGLFPTLGDFLTYMKGLKPQNKIGAAFGSYGWSGEAVKLINAELEAMKFDIIDPGVKIQYVPDKEGVDACYEFGKKIGKAVKR